One genomic region from Salvia hispanica cultivar TCC Black 2014 chromosome 2, UniMelb_Shisp_WGS_1.0, whole genome shotgun sequence encodes:
- the LOC125205601 gene encoding probable protein phosphatase 2C 34 — MGHFSSMFNGLARSISSMKKTKNLKNNGDGKEAVKAMAKEAKKNELILRSSGTVNVDGSNNLASVYSKRGEKGVNQDCCIVWEEFGCQEDMIFCGIFDGHGQWGHFVAKNVRDSMPSSLLCNWQETLVEAALDPDFDLGSQKKLQSFNIWKHSYLKTCEAVDQALEHHRKIDAFNSGTTALTIVRQGENMFLANVGDSRAVLGTPSDNGDMVAVQLTMDFKPNLPQEAERITQCNGRVYSLDDEPGVHRVWLPHEDSPGLAMSRAFGDYCVKDFGLISVPQVIHRHITSKDQFVVLATDGVWDVVSNEEAVQIVWECPERGKAAKRLVERAADGWRKKRRGIAMDDISAIVLFFHSSSSSSHQFELVPTLK; from the exons ATGGGGCATTTTTCTTCGATGTTCAATGGGCTGGCAAGGTCAATTTCTTcaatgaagaaaacaaaaaatttgaagaacAATGGTGATGGGAAAGAGGCTGTTAAAGCTATGGCAAAGGAGGccaagaaaaatgagttgataTTGAGGTCATCAGGAACTGTTAATGTTGATGGCTCCAACAACTTGGCCTCAGTTTATTCTAAGAGGGGAGAGAAAGGTGTGAATCAAGATTGCTGCATTGTTTGGGAG GAATTTGGGTGTCAAGAAGATATGATCTTCTGTGGGATATTTGATGGGCATGGTCAGTGGGGGCATTTTGTGGCAAAGAATGTTAGAGACTCGATGCCTTCGTCTCTTCTCTGCAACTGGCAAGAAACACTTGTTGAGGCTGCACTTGATCCTGATTTCGATTTGGGATCCCAGAAGAAGCTCCAGAGCTTCAACATATGGAAGCATTCCTATTTGAAGACGTGTGAGGCCGTTGATCAGGCGCTGGAGCACCACCGCAAGATTGATGCATTCAACAGCGGCACCACAGCCTTGACCATTGTTAGGCAG GGAGAAAATATGTTCTTAGCAAATGTAGGAGATTCGCGTGCTGTTCTGGGTACGCCTTCTGATAACGGGGATATGGTGGCAGTGCAACTCACCATGGATTTCAAGCCTAATCTACCTC AGGAGGCGGAGCGGATAACACAGTGCAATGGCAGAGTATACAGCCTGGACGATGAGCCAGGGGTTCACAGAGTGTGGCTGCCACATGAAGACTCCCCGGGGCTAGCAATGTCACGAGCTTTCGGGGACTACTGTGTGAAGGACTTCGGCCTCATTTCTGTGCCTCAAGTCATCCACAGACATATAACAAGTAAAGATCAGTTCGTGGTGCTGGCCACGGATGGG GTTTGGGATGTTGTGTCAAATGAAGAAGCAGTGCAGATTGTGTGGGAGTGTCCGGAGCGGGGCAAAGCTGCAAAGCGGCTGGTGGAGCGGGCGGCTGATGggtggaggaagaagagaagggGAATAGCTATGGATGATATATCAGCAATTGTACTCTTTTTtcattcatcttcttcctcttctcaCCAATTTGAACTTGTACCTACGCTTAAGTGA